Proteins from a genomic interval of Nitrospirota bacterium:
- a CDS encoding HD domain-containing protein, which produces MNTETLIRYKEWFSNYVQTFYYTNEKDQKNIELKEIHSGHVFKNMTDIAQGVFGSEDEINAASAVGLLHDVGRFPQYAKYKTFKDAVSVNHGVLGSEVLAQDGVLRELSPALRDIILQSVKYHNAYKLPSGLTPETLTYLKMVRDADKLDIWRVFTEEIFTQNKTDRPSAVMLGFPVTDNYSKEILKSVYSMKLAKLADVKCENDFKLLQLTWIFDLNFKKSFSILIERNYIDTMVDTLPDTSEINGLRQVLKDYCNLQINQRQC; this is translated from the coding sequence ATGAACACTGAGACATTGATACGATATAAGGAATGGTTTTCAAACTATGTGCAAACCTTTTATTACACAAATGAGAAGGATCAAAAAAATATTGAACTCAAAGAGATTCACTCAGGGCATGTGTTTAAAAATATGACAGACATAGCGCAGGGGGTTTTTGGCTCAGAAGATGAGATTAATGCGGCCTCAGCCGTTGGACTTTTGCATGATGTCGGAAGATTTCCGCAGTACGCTAAGTACAAAACCTTTAAGGATGCCGTATCAGTTAATCATGGGGTGCTTGGATCTGAGGTGTTAGCACAGGATGGAGTACTCAGGGAACTTTCTCCGGCACTCAGAGACATCATACTTCAATCCGTAAAGTACCACAACGCTTACAAACTACCCTCAGGGCTTACCCCTGAAACGCTAACATATCTTAAGATGGTAAGAGACGCTGATAAACTGGATATCTGGCGGGTTTTTACAGAGGAAATCTTTACTCAAAACAAAACTGACAGACCCTCTGCTGTAATGCTTGGATTTCCTGTTACTGATAACTATTCAAAAGAGATTCTCAAATCTGTTTACTCAATGAAACTGGCTAAACTTGCCGATGTTAAGTGTGAAAATGATTTCAAACTCTTACAACTTACATGGATTTTTGACCTGAATTTCAAAAAATCATTTTCTATTTTGATTGAAAGAAACTACATCGATACAATGGTGGATACTCTGCCTGACACTTCTGAGATAAACGGATTGAGGCAAGTCCTAAAAGATTACTGTAATTTACAGATTAACCAAAGACAGTGTTAA